A genomic region of Desulfonatronum sp. SC1 contains the following coding sequences:
- the lpxB gene encoding lipid-A-disaccharide synthase — MVAPRVWLSACEPSGDLHAALLAGALHELHPGIQLSGMGGSAMEEQRVELRLRMEGLSVMGVSEVFAYLPRVFGMWRTIRKELAAWRPDAVVLVDSPDFHFRVARMASSLGIPVFYYISPQVWAWRQGRVAFLKRHVRRMFCILPFEPEFYRTRGMDAEFVGHPLVGELSRPEIPSVAPKPNRIGILPGSRKSEIQRMMPVFAQAAQVLLTENSELEFYVVKAPSVGEELLREYCPDQLPLRFIEAKDRYAAMRSCALILATSGTATLECALLQVPTIVAYRFSRLSFLVGVRLVRVPAISLANLVLRRAVLPEFIQNQARPELIAAQAREWLAHPIRMDRIRHELARLPALLTSSPGSFEEPREAPAQRTAAMILRDLSGEG; from the coding sequence ATGGTCGCGCCCCGGGTTTGGCTCAGCGCCTGCGAACCGTCCGGCGATCTGCACGCCGCGCTTCTGGCCGGCGCGTTGCACGAATTGCATCCCGGAATCCAACTTTCCGGCATGGGCGGTTCGGCCATGGAGGAACAACGGGTCGAGCTGCGGCTGCGCATGGAGGGGCTTTCGGTGATGGGCGTCTCCGAAGTGTTCGCCTATCTGCCCCGGGTGTTCGGGATGTGGCGGACCATCCGCAAAGAGCTGGCCGCGTGGCGACCCGACGCCGTGGTCCTGGTGGATTCGCCGGACTTTCACTTCCGGGTGGCCCGGATGGCTTCCTCCTTGGGGATACCGGTCTTCTACTACATCAGCCCTCAGGTCTGGGCTTGGCGTCAAGGCCGGGTCGCGTTCCTGAAGCGCCACGTCCGGAGGATGTTCTGCATCCTGCCCTTTGAGCCGGAGTTTTATCGTACGCGGGGGATGGACGCGGAATTCGTCGGCCATCCCCTGGTCGGTGAATTGTCGCGCCCGGAAATTCCGTCCGTCGCCCCAAAGCCGAACCGGATCGGCATCCTGCCGGGCAGCCGCAAGTCGGAAATCCAGCGGATGATGCCGGTTTTCGCCCAGGCGGCTCAGGTACTGCTCACGGAGAACTCGGAGCTCGAGTTTTACGTGGTCAAGGCGCCCAGCGTCGGCGAGGAACTGCTTCGCGAGTACTGCCCGGATCAGCTTCCCCTACGCTTCATCGAAGCCAAGGATCGGTACGCGGCCATGCGTTCCTGCGCCCTGATTCTGGCCACCTCCGGAACCGCGACCCTGGAATGCGCCCTGCTCCAGGTGCCGACCATCGTGGCTTATCGCTTCTCCCGGCTCAGCTTCCTGGTCGGCGTACGGCTGGTCAGAGTGCCGGCCATCAGCTTGGCCAATCTCGTGCTCCGTCGAGCAGTGCTTCCAGAGTTCATCCAGAACCAAGCCCGACCCGAACTCATCGCGGCCCAGGCTCGAGAATGGCTCGCTCACCCAATACGGATGGATCGTATCCGCCATGAGTTGGCCCGGTTGCCCGCACTCCTGACCTCTTCTCCCGGCTCCTTCGAAGAGCCACGGGAAGCCCCCGCCCAACGCACCGCCGCGATGATCCTGCGCGATCTTTCGGGTGAGGGCTGA
- a CDS encoding alpha-1,4-glucan--maltose-1-phosphate maltosyltransferase — translation MHPSNGRCRVIIEQVRPEIEDGLFAAKRVVGEEFVVRADIFTDGHDQLQARLLFRSRGSDQADQWTISSMRPLPNDLWEARVVPERTGEYEYTLEAWVDHYGTLLHGMQRKLDADQDISVDLLSATALLRTIAARAKEAGRPDLEDLLRKAAEALNSAPTHPQAALTQLEHPVLLQAVHALPDQNLITRYPRVLNLHVERERALYSTWYELFPRSCSPQPGRHGTLRDVIRLLPEISRMGFDVLYFPPIHPIGRANRKGKNNAVAAKPGEPGSPWAIGAEEGGHTALHPELGSWDDFAELTAQARTHGLEIALDLAFQCAPDHPYVREHPDWFLWRPDGTVRYAENPPKKYQDVLPFHFETTDWEALWRQLADVVRFWIAKGVLIFRVDNPHTKPFAFWHWLITTIRADHPDVIFLAEAFTRPTIMARLGKLGFSQSYTYFTWRNTKAELTEYMTELTRTELRDCFRPNFWPNTPDILPEYLQYGGRPAFMIRLILAATLSSSYGIYGPAFELCVAEALPGREEYLDSEKFECRRWNWDQPGNLKELIARVNRIRRDHPALHRTDNLRFVPVNNENIICYLKSTDDGADTLLVAVVLDPFQPQTGQLDLPLEELGLTEGRPFLLQDELSGERFIWHNRRPTLELNPHTLPARILTLKRTMKREHDFDYFL, via the coding sequence ATGCATCCATCCAACGGACGTTGTCGCGTGATCATCGAGCAGGTCCGTCCGGAGATTGAAGACGGTCTCTTCGCCGCCAAACGGGTTGTCGGCGAAGAATTCGTGGTCCGGGCCGACATCTTCACCGACGGCCATGACCAGCTCCAGGCCCGCCTTCTATTCCGATCCCGCGGCTCGGATCAGGCGGATCAGTGGACCATCTCCTCCATGCGGCCCCTGCCCAACGACCTTTGGGAGGCACGGGTCGTCCCGGAGCGCACGGGAGAATACGAATATACCCTGGAAGCCTGGGTCGACCACTACGGCACCCTGCTCCACGGCATGCAAAGGAAACTGGACGCGGATCAGGACATTTCCGTGGACCTGCTCTCCGCCACGGCCCTATTACGGACCATCGCCGCTCGGGCCAAGGAAGCCGGACGCCCGGACCTGGAAGACCTTCTCCGCAAGGCAGCGGAAGCGCTGAACTCAGCCCCGACCCACCCGCAAGCCGCCCTGACCCAACTGGAGCACCCCGTCCTGCTCCAAGCCGTCCACGCCCTTCCGGACCAGAACCTGATCACCCGCTATCCTCGTGTTCTCAATCTGCACGTGGAACGGGAGCGAGCCCTGTACAGCACCTGGTACGAACTCTTCCCCCGCTCCTGCTCTCCGCAGCCGGGACGTCACGGAACCCTGCGCGACGTGATCCGGCTGCTGCCCGAGATTTCCCGGATGGGCTTCGACGTGCTCTATTTTCCGCCGATCCATCCCATCGGCCGGGCCAACCGCAAGGGCAAGAACAACGCGGTGGCGGCCAAGCCCGGCGAACCCGGCTCCCCCTGGGCCATCGGCGCCGAGGAGGGCGGGCACACGGCCCTGCACCCGGAACTGGGCTCCTGGGACGACTTCGCGGAACTCACGGCCCAGGCCCGGACCCACGGTCTGGAAATCGCCCTGGACCTGGCCTTTCAGTGCGCCCCGGACCATCCGTATGTCCGGGAGCATCCGGACTGGTTCCTGTGGCGGCCCGACGGCACGGTGCGGTACGCGGAGAACCCTCCCAAGAAGTACCAGGACGTGCTGCCCTTTCACTTCGAAACAACGGACTGGGAGGCCCTGTGGCGGCAACTGGCGGACGTGGTCCGGTTCTGGATCGCCAAGGGCGTCCTGATCTTCAGGGTGGACAACCCGCACACCAAGCCCTTCGCCTTCTGGCACTGGCTGATCACGACCATCCGCGCCGATCATCCCGACGTGATCTTCCTGGCCGAGGCTTTCACCCGGCCCACGATCATGGCCAGACTGGGCAAGCTGGGCTTTTCCCAGTCCTACACCTACTTCACCTGGCGCAACACCAAGGCCGAACTGACCGAATACATGACCGAACTGACTCGCACCGAGCTACGGGACTGTTTCCGCCCCAACTTCTGGCCCAACACCCCGGACATTCTTCCGGAATACCTCCAGTACGGCGGACGACCGGCCTTCATGATCCGCCTGATCCTGGCCGCGACCCTTTCCAGCAGCTACGGGATCTACGGCCCGGCCTTCGAGCTGTGCGTGGCCGAGGCCCTGCCCGGCAGGGAGGAGTACCTTGATTCGGAAAAATTCGAGTGCCGCCGCTGGAACTGGGACCAGCCCGGCAACCTCAAGGAACTGATCGCCCGGGTCAACCGGATCCGCCGCGACCACCCGGCCCTGCACCGCACGGACAATCTGCGCTTCGTCCCGGTGAACAACGAAAACATCATCTGCTACCTCAAATCCACGGACGACGGAGCGGACACCCTGCTCGTCGCGGTGGTCCTGGACCCGTTCCAACCCCAGACCGGCCAATTGGACCTCCCCCTGGAAGAGCTGGGCCTGACCGAAGGCCGTCCCTTCCTGCTCCAGGACGAACTCAGCGGCGAACGCTTCATCTGGCATAACCGGCGCCCCACCCTGGAACTCAACCCGCACACCCTCCCGGCCCGCATCCTGACCCTGAAACGCACCATGAAGCGCGAACACGACTTCGACTACTTCCTTTGA
- a CDS encoding LPS-assembly protein LptD, whose translation MTNSFPTPRRPVARPRTVVLSLALTLLGLLLAWPHAGNAQSMFQQDLSTSPELPWTLEADRVESLQAEQIFEAHGNVLIRQGPNLIQADTARYFRETGFALLNGNVRIEWDGDILVGDRADFDLLNNVGWVTDGEMFMAQDHVYIRGDLLEKRCERTYAFKGAHLTTCDGPVPAWSIKSSEGEVTTGGYAQMWHPRFQVKNTPVLYSPYMIFPVKTERQSGFLIPEPSFSSRLGAGLSLPYYWAIDEEQDATFYANMMSKRGVMTGMEYRHFTNLDSKGVWQADWLHDSKTAPTEADEDPQFRGDGLTRDNKHRYWIRGKYDGYLGDPLWRTKLDLDMVSDQNYLREFKHGHSGYTRVHDTMLRDFGRGMNNIDSLYRSNAVELSRNWSQVGFRGAMYYTQALQYWTDNNPSNENPTLQRLPELNLDLYKTSIGETPFELETKTQAVYFWREMGTTGARAEIFPRLSLPWNTGFGTLTPSTGWRQTLYAIDKHQQVRGIPDTVDESKDFNERGIPDFRVDAFTSLFNIYDFNKQDLVTPTLDNVGNTHWTRMKHTIQPELTYLYVPHVDQDNNPLFTRDDRINKYNRLSYSLHNIFNRRMDQVERRPRTEETSLTEDTLRVRTTYRNFLRVRFDQAYDFEEASRDDNLDDYERRPFSDIRTDVVLSPGQYIDLISRSWYSPYTNTITEHEHMLHGTYPGLGSAYFGFDFRSEVTDDIWRPNQQKREILRIGGLIHLPRGWSARADWKRDLVDKEDIEKIFGIGFTHQCYYLGFLFTQTPDEDRYELQISLKGLEDMLGLGLN comes from the coding sequence ATGACGAACTCTTTCCCCACCCCTCGCCGACCCGTCGCGCGCCCCCGAACCGTGGTCCTCAGCTTGGCTCTGACCCTGCTCGGCCTCCTGCTTGCATGGCCGCACGCCGGAAACGCCCAGTCCATGTTCCAACAGGATTTGTCCACGAGCCCCGAACTTCCCTGGACCCTGGAGGCCGACCGAGTCGAGTCCCTGCAAGCTGAACAGATTTTTGAAGCTCACGGCAACGTACTGATCCGGCAGGGCCCGAACCTGATCCAGGCGGATACGGCGCGTTACTTTCGGGAGACCGGCTTCGCTCTTCTCAACGGCAACGTCCGGATTGAATGGGACGGAGACATTCTCGTAGGCGACCGGGCGGACTTCGATCTCCTGAACAACGTCGGCTGGGTGACCGACGGGGAGATGTTCATGGCCCAGGATCACGTCTACATCCGAGGCGATCTTCTGGAAAAGCGTTGTGAACGAACCTACGCCTTCAAGGGAGCGCACCTCACCACCTGCGACGGTCCCGTTCCGGCGTGGTCCATCAAAAGCAGCGAGGGCGAAGTCACCACCGGCGGCTACGCCCAGATGTGGCACCCCCGCTTTCAAGTCAAGAACACACCCGTTCTCTACTCCCCGTACATGATTTTCCCGGTCAAGACCGAACGCCAAAGCGGTTTCCTGATTCCCGAGCCGTCTTTTAGCTCCCGCTTGGGAGCCGGCCTCAGCCTACCCTACTACTGGGCCATCGATGAGGAACAGGATGCTACGTTTTACGCCAACATGATGAGCAAACGCGGCGTGATGACCGGCATGGAATACCGACACTTCACCAATCTGGATTCCAAGGGCGTCTGGCAGGCCGACTGGCTGCACGACTCCAAAACAGCCCCCACCGAGGCAGACGAGGACCCCCAGTTCCGCGGCGATGGTCTGACCCGGGACAACAAGCACCGTTACTGGATTCGTGGAAAATACGACGGCTACCTCGGCGATCCGCTGTGGCGGACCAAGCTGGACCTGGACATGGTCTCGGATCAGAACTACCTGCGCGAGTTCAAGCACGGACATTCCGGATACACCCGGGTCCATGACACCATGCTCCGCGACTTCGGCCGCGGAATGAACAACATCGACTCCCTGTACCGGAGCAACGCCGTGGAACTCAGCCGCAACTGGAGCCAGGTCGGGTTCCGCGGGGCAATGTACTACACCCAGGCCCTCCAGTACTGGACGGATAACAACCCCAGCAATGAAAACCCCACCCTGCAACGCCTCCCGGAGCTGAACCTGGATCTCTACAAAACCAGTATCGGGGAGACTCCGTTTGAACTGGAGACCAAAACCCAGGCTGTCTATTTCTGGCGGGAAATGGGCACTACCGGCGCCAGAGCCGAAATTTTCCCCCGTCTCAGTCTACCCTGGAACACCGGCTTCGGCACCCTGACCCCCAGCACCGGTTGGCGGCAAACCCTGTACGCCATCGACAAGCACCAGCAAGTCCGGGGAATTCCGGACACCGTGGACGAATCCAAAGACTTTAACGAACGCGGGATTCCGGATTTTCGCGTGGACGCCTTCACATCCCTGTTCAATATTTATGATTTCAATAAGCAGGACTTGGTCACGCCGACCCTGGACAATGTCGGCAATACGCACTGGACCAGGATGAAGCACACGATCCAACCCGAGTTGACCTACCTGTACGTTCCCCATGTGGACCAGGACAATAACCCGCTGTTCACCCGTGACGACCGGATCAACAAGTATAACCGCCTCTCCTACAGCCTGCACAACATCTTCAATCGGCGCATGGATCAGGTCGAAAGACGCCCGAGGACCGAGGAAACTTCTCTTACCGAGGACACGCTCCGGGTCAGGACCACCTATCGCAACTTCCTGCGGGTTCGTTTCGACCAGGCGTACGACTTCGAAGAAGCCAGCCGCGACGACAACCTGGACGACTACGAACGGCGCCCCTTTTCCGACATCCGGACGGACGTGGTCCTTTCTCCCGGGCAATACATCGATTTGATCAGTCGATCCTGGTATTCGCCCTACACGAATACCATCACCGAGCATGAGCACATGCTGCACGGGACGTATCCCGGCCTTGGGTCGGCGTATTTCGGATTTGACTTCCGCTCTGAAGTCACCGACGACATCTGGCGCCCAAACCAGCAAAAACGCGAGATTCTCCGCATCGGAGGCTTGATCCATCTTCCTCGGGGGTGGTCCGCGCGAGCCGATTGGAAGCGAGACCTCGTAGATAAGGAAGATATCGAAAAAATCTTCGGCATCGGCTTCACGCACCAATGTTATTACCTGGGATTTCTCTTCACCCAAACCCCGGATGAAGATCGCTACGAGCTGCAGATATCCCTTAAAGGCTTGGAGGACATGCTGGGCTTGGGCCTGAATTAG
- the lptA gene encoding lipopolysaccharide transport periplasmic protein LptA — protein sequence MVRSVKIMAVGLALACFTMLGQAQAQGQGQVPVKILSDQMDYVQENNTVIFRGNVHVDREDFQIWSDKLTVFMESSGEQGKMSMGPDGSQDIEKLLAEGSVRIERDKQVGTSEKATYWTKRGVVVMEGNPVLKDGESSISGEVITYHLEDNRGVVEGGERQRVQAIFMAPPTP from the coding sequence ATGGTACGATCAGTGAAAATCATGGCGGTCGGTCTGGCCTTGGCGTGTTTCACCATGCTCGGCCAAGCTCAGGCCCAAGGTCAGGGGCAAGTTCCGGTGAAGATACTTTCCGACCAGATGGATTATGTTCAGGAGAACAATACCGTCATTTTCCGGGGTAATGTTCATGTGGACCGCGAAGACTTCCAAATTTGGAGCGACAAGCTGACGGTGTTCATGGAATCTTCCGGAGAGCAGGGGAAAATGTCCATGGGCCCGGACGGCTCCCAGGACATCGAGAAGCTGCTGGCCGAAGGCTCCGTGCGCATCGAGCGCGACAAGCAGGTAGGCACCAGCGAAAAGGCCACGTATTGGACTAAACGCGGCGTCGTGGTCATGGAAGGCAACCCCGTGCTGAAGGACGGCGAAAGCTCCATCAGCGGGGAAGTGATCACCTATCATCTGGAGGACAATCGCGGGGTGGTGGAAGGCGGTGAGCGCCAACGCGTCCAGGCCATTTTCATGGCCCCGCCCACGCCGTAG
- the lptE gene encoding LPS assembly lipoprotein LptE, which produces MQRFFPYLTFGLFLLLLGCGYHFSASAPITLPRGIVSIHIQEVDNPTLEAWIDPYLRSRFRDEFTRRAQVDWVDAEHAEAHVVLRIISYSTDTELSGAQDQTLRERATIILETEFRNAVDGSRIWSSGHISEYETFEVGTNEIAAGERAIENAIRRTADLLGADY; this is translated from the coding sequence ATGCAACGGTTTTTCCCATATCTGACATTCGGCCTCTTCCTCCTGCTGCTGGGTTGCGGCTATCACTTCAGCGCCAGCGCCCCGATCACGCTTCCCCGCGGGATCGTGAGCATCCATATCCAAGAAGTGGACAATCCAACCCTGGAAGCCTGGATCGATCCATACCTCCGCTCGCGATTCCGCGACGAATTCACGCGCCGCGCCCAGGTGGACTGGGTCGACGCCGAACATGCTGAAGCGCATGTCGTCCTGCGCATCATCTCCTACTCCACGGACACGGAACTCTCCGGAGCCCAGGATCAGACTCTCCGTGAACGCGCCACCATTATTCTGGAGACCGAATTTCGCAACGCGGTCGACGGCTCACGGATTTGGTCCTCCGGCCATATTTCCGAATATGAAACCTTTGAAGTCGGCACCAATGAAATCGCCGCCGGTGAACGGGCCATTGAAAACGCCATCCGCCGCACGGCAGACCTTCTGGGAGCGGATTATTGA
- a CDS encoding Gfo/Idh/MocA family protein, with translation MNDSQPLKVGLIGVGKMGCNHLRVLSYMKPVQVVFIHDRNRDKEAKLAEEYGTRPSDDLGKDLALVDAVVLATPTSTHLEYIELASRFVTNMFVEKPLTDSLETTRAAARLARDKGLRIQVGFIERFNPVVTELVKIVGRSTDVVNMDLTRTDKVPDRNLDVDVVLDLMVHDLDLALHLRGPVERIQAFGHAQDGLTALAHAVLVHSNGTISRVMASKITEKRIRQIAVTCPEMYVEADLLQKELVLHRKTVAQRYADLSLASVREAVFVPHEEALLGQLLAFAGYCRGRDCSVPPAVPTVEAAVASMELAEVIRKSITENATAPVSFQPIGF, from the coding sequence ATGAACGATTCCCAACCACTCAAGGTCGGCCTGATCGGGGTCGGCAAGATGGGCTGCAACCATTTACGGGTGCTGTCCTACATGAAACCGGTGCAGGTGGTCTTTATTCACGACCGCAACCGGGATAAAGAGGCCAAGCTGGCCGAGGAATACGGCACGCGACCGTCCGATGACCTGGGAAAAGATTTGGCCTTGGTGGACGCCGTGGTCCTGGCCACGCCGACCTCCACCCACCTGGAGTACATCGAGTTGGCCAGTCGGTTCGTGACCAACATGTTCGTGGAAAAGCCGCTCACGGACAGCCTGGAGACCACCCGGGCCGCGGCCAGATTGGCTCGGGACAAGGGCCTGCGCATCCAGGTGGGTTTCATCGAGCGCTTCAACCCAGTGGTTACGGAGTTGGTCAAGATCGTCGGCCGCTCCACGGACGTGGTCAACATGGACCTGACTCGCACGGACAAGGTTCCGGACCGCAACCTGGACGTGGACGTGGTGTTGGACTTGATGGTTCACGATCTGGATCTGGCCCTGCACTTGCGCGGCCCGGTGGAGCGAATTCAGGCCTTTGGTCACGCCCAGGACGGGTTGACCGCCCTGGCCCATGCCGTGCTGGTCCACAGCAACGGGACCATTTCCCGGGTCATGGCCAGTAAGATCACCGAAAAACGGATCCGTCAGATCGCCGTGACCTGTCCGGAAATGTACGTGGAGGCGGACCTGCTGCAGAAGGAGCTGGTCCTGCACCGCAAGACCGTGGCCCAGCGGTACGCGGACTTATCCCTGGCCTCGGTGCGCGAGGCCGTGTTCGTGCCTCATGAGGAAGCCTTGCTGGGGCAGTTGCTGGCTTTCGCCGGATACTGCCGGGGTCGGGACTGCTCGGTCCCGCCCGCCGTGCCCACGGTGGAGGCGGCGGTGGCGTCCATGGAACTGGCCGAGGTGATCCGCAAAAGCATCACGGAAAACGCCACCGCGCCTGTCTCGTTTCAGCCCATCGGATTCTGA
- a CDS encoding ThiF family adenylyltransferase: MPASLDQRYIRNFSTLSEADQQRLHATRICQLGLGGLGGTLLEMLARMGFSRKGRGWIRAADGDVFEASNLNRQLFCLESTIGWPKAEAALERIQAVNSEVDLSTRQAVVAPKDMPGFIQGADIVLDALGDLPTKLALRKAAAEAGLPVISAAVAGWTGFITTQLPGDPDPGIFQGVLGQSDRTEGAEVPLGTLAPCVWLIASLQCREAVALACGHPPLFHGCLHIVDLTDVSWERITFP, encoded by the coding sequence ATGCCCGCATCTCTTGACCAGCGCTATATCCGAAACTTCTCCACGCTTTCCGAGGCGGATCAACAGCGGTTGCACGCTACGCGGATCTGCCAGTTGGGTCTCGGCGGTCTGGGAGGAACTCTTTTGGAAATGCTGGCCCGGATGGGATTCAGCCGCAAGGGCCGGGGATGGATTCGGGCCGCGGACGGCGACGTATTCGAGGCCAGCAACCTCAACCGCCAGTTGTTCTGTCTGGAGTCGACCATCGGTTGGCCCAAGGCCGAGGCGGCGCTGGAGCGAATCCAGGCCGTGAACTCGGAAGTGGACCTCTCCACCCGGCAAGCCGTCGTCGCCCCCAAGGACATGCCCGGGTTCATCCAGGGCGCGGACATCGTTCTGGACGCCCTGGGGGACCTGCCCACCAAGCTGGCCCTGCGCAAGGCCGCGGCCGAGGCCGGCCTGCCCGTGATCAGCGCGGCGGTGGCCGGCTGGACCGGCTTCATCACCACCCAGCTTCCGGGAGATCCGGACCCGGGCATTTTCCAGGGCGTGCTGGGCCAAAGCGACCGAACCGAAGGCGCGGAAGTTCCCCTGGGCACCCTGGCCCCCTGCGTCTGGCTGATCGCCTCCCTGCAATGCCGGGAAGCCGTGGCACTGGCCTGTGGTCATCCGCCCCTCTTTCACGGCTGCCTGCATATCGTCGATCTGACCGACGTCTCGTGGGAGCGTATCACATTTCCTTGA
- a CDS encoding DegT/DnrJ/EryC1/StrS aminotransferase family protein has product MLQFVFDGDALALALEIAASDSVPGDDRERTAMASLLAMARDETLGLWVHPHTVSDRLTRRRRELALEGVFPTQGKGSVSELAGGMAALLETVRLLPAPGVQLVQVLHQETRDPLLDLTLLAAEEYLGSFMLVSRLAEESPIRRLTPEACVRLVAEDLESESSGNGAAPVPFVDLKAQQMSIYPVLEANIFQVVKSCKYILGPEVEELEQRLADYTGTRHVVSCSSGTEALSLSLMAYDIGPGDAVFTTPFSFIATAEVISLRGATPVFVDIDPRTFNLDPEKLDAAVTALVSGKGDHPLPDAAQGLTPRAVITVDLFGLPADHARIREVAAKHGLRVIEDAAQSFGGMERGRRACALGDIGCTSFFPAKPLGGYGEGGACFTDDAELAERMRSIRVHGQGTSRYEHARLGTNARLDSLQAAVLLAKMDVFSLELERREALAANYSRLLETCALTPPYIPEGFGSGWAQYSLLARDEAHRDACRQALADAGIPSVIYYPIPLHLQRVFQPLGYATGDLPVCEATSRRIFSLPMHPYLSSRTQKRIARVLCDIAPR; this is encoded by the coding sequence ATGCTTCAGTTTGTTTTTGACGGCGATGCTCTGGCCTTGGCGCTGGAGATCGCGGCGTCGGACTCCGTCCCGGGCGATGACCGGGAGCGAACGGCCATGGCTTCCCTGCTCGCCATGGCCAGGGACGAGACACTCGGGCTGTGGGTTCATCCGCACACGGTGTCCGACCGCTTGACCCGAAGGCGGCGAGAGCTCGCCCTTGAAGGTGTCTTTCCGACGCAAGGGAAGGGGTCCGTTTCGGAGTTGGCGGGTGGGATGGCCGCCCTGCTGGAGACCGTCCGCCTGCTGCCCGCTCCGGGCGTGCAGTTGGTGCAGGTTTTACACCAGGAAACCAGGGACCCGTTATTGGACCTGACCCTTCTCGCCGCTGAAGAATATCTTGGAAGCTTTATGCTTGTCTCGCGTCTGGCCGAAGAATCGCCGATCCGACGGCTCACCCCGGAAGCCTGTGTGCGCCTAGTCGCCGAGGATCTGGAATCCGAATCTTCCGGAAACGGTGCGGCTCCCGTGCCTTTCGTGGATTTGAAGGCCCAGCAGATGAGCATCTACCCGGTTCTGGAGGCGAACATCTTCCAGGTCGTGAAGAGTTGCAAGTACATTCTCGGGCCGGAAGTGGAGGAACTGGAACAGCGCCTGGCCGACTACACCGGGACGCGGCACGTGGTCTCCTGCTCCTCCGGCACCGAAGCCCTGTCCCTGTCCTTGATGGCCTACGACATCGGACCCGGAGACGCGGTCTTCACCACGCCGTTCAGCTTTATCGCCACGGCCGAGGTGATCAGCCTGCGGGGGGCCACGCCGGTTTTTGTGGACATCGATCCCCGGACCTTCAACCTGGACCCGGAGAAGCTGGACGCGGCCGTGACCGCCCTGGTTTCCGGAAAGGGCGATCACCCGTTGCCCGATGCAGCCCAAGGGCTGACGCCCCGGGCCGTGATCACCGTGGACCTGTTCGGTCTGCCCGCGGACCACGCCCGTATTCGCGAGGTCGCGGCCAAGCACGGCTTGCGGGTCATTGAGGACGCGGCCCAGTCCTTCGGCGGGATGGAGCGTGGCCGACGAGCCTGCGCCTTGGGCGACATCGGCTGCACCTCGTTTTTCCCTGCCAAGCCTCTGGGTGGGTACGGTGAAGGCGGTGCCTGCTTCACGGACGACGCGGAACTGGCCGAACGGATGCGGTCCATCCGGGTCCACGGTCAGGGCACGTCGCGCTACGAACATGCCCGGCTAGGCACCAACGCCCGATTGGACAGCCTCCAAGCCGCCGTATTGCTGGCCAAGATGGACGTCTTTTCCCTGGAGTTGGAGCGGCGCGAAGCCCTGGCCGCCAACTATTCCCGGCTTCTGGAAACCTGCGCCCTGACTCCCCCGTACATTCCCGAGGGATTCGGCTCGGGCTGGGCCCAGTATTCCCTGCTGGCCCGGGACGAGGCCCACCGGGACGCTTGTCGGCAAGCCCTGGCGGATGCCGGGATTCCCAGCGTGATCTACTACCCCATTCCCCTGCATTTGCAACGCGTTTTTCAGCCGTTGGGCTACGCGACGGGGGACCTGCCGGTCTGCGAGGCCACGTCGCGTCGTATTTTCAGTCTGCCCATGCATCCCTATCTGTCCAGCCGAACCCAGAAGCGGATCGCCCGGGTTCTGTGCGATATCGCTCCGAGGTAA
- a CDS encoding MoaD/ThiS family protein: MKETIARPQAHFNGASFIINQGYPMLLEVKCYATLAKFQPKENEFHLGPKPMLRDLIVFLGIPEGEIKISFANGVIVGPEYELQEGDRVGLFPAVGGG; encoded by the coding sequence GTGAAAGAAACAATTGCGCGGCCCCAAGCCCACTTCAACGGGGCATCGTTCATCATCAACCAAGGATATCCCATGCTGCTCGAAGTCAAATGCTACGCCACCCTGGCCAAGTTTCAGCCCAAAGAGAACGAGTTTCATCTCGGACCAAAGCCCATGCTCCGGGACCTGATCGTCTTTCTGGGCATCCCCGAGGGAGAGATCAAGATTTCCTTCGCCAACGGCGTGATCGTCGGGCCGGAATACGAACTGCAGGAGGGCGACCGGGTCGGTCTCTTTCCGGCGGTTGGAGGTGGCTGA